Proteins encoded by one window of Paroedura picta isolate Pp20150507F chromosome 11, Ppicta_v3.0, whole genome shotgun sequence:
- the ZBTB47 gene encoding zinc finger and BTB domain-containing protein 47: MLIVEKTSDFPAAEYSLVEDVGLHFTCLMDRLNEQRLFQPDLCDVDVVLVPQKSVFPAHKGVLAACSPFFHSLFTQNKQLQRVELSLEALTCRGLQQILSFIYTSKLLVNACNVREVLSAATVLQMSNIASSCQELIHTRSLSLAAASPMALPPAGDCAKSLPAQYYCDIKQEMDPLRPKIYAREGDNPYSLRVEDRAACEGNQHAPAAAAKKYYKEEKEGSPPLCKMEGDETEAVLGGQASYERGEQIIVEVNLNNQTLNVSKGMEGKPSAVNQAGAMAAVIGRPPAGDELPPEDRREEENGEGEEEDEEAEVGEEEEEEHSEEEDLEETSDEEEEEEEEDCDELADIQREKSGVPHRPSRSSKATQPAVSTRSQESAKVAAATEEEEGEEAEEEDDGEEEEEDQRGRRKRKKDQDGVGQKVKLEEKQHYPCKKCPRVFNNRWYLEKHMNVTHSRMQICDKCGKRFLLESELLLHHQTDCEKNIQCCTCGKAFKKLWSLHEHNKIVHGYAEKKFSCEICEKKFYTMAHVRKHMVAHTKDMPFTCETCGKSFKRSMSLKVHSLQHSGEKPFKCENCNERFQYKYQLRSHMSIHIGHKQFMCQWCGKDFNMKQYFDEHMKTHTGEKPYICEICGKSFTSRPNMKRHRRTHTGEKPYPCDVCGQRFRFSNMLKAHKEKCFRVSNTAPSDPVGNSDPNSIGFSAPQSANPAHLAASGPLHSAVQGHTLPLPLMHAQGLPPPPHLPPPPPLFPASRVNLNH; this comes from the exons CTGATAGTGGAAAAGACCTCTGACTTCCCAGCCGCCGAGTACTCGCTGGTGGAGGATGTGGGCCTCCACTTCACGTGTTTGATGGACAGACTGAACGAGCAGCGCCTCTTCCAGCCGGACCTCTGCGACGTCGACGTGGTCCTGGTGCCGCAGAAGAGCGTCTTCCCAGCCCACAAGGGGGTGCTGGCCGCCTGCAGCCCGTTCTTCCACTCCCTCTTCACCCAGAACAAGCAGCTCCAGCGGGTGGAGCTCTCCCTGGAGGCCCTGACGTGCCGGGGCCTCCAGCAGATCCTCAGCTTCATCTACACCTCCAAGCTGCTGGTCAACGCGTGCAACGTCCGGGAGGTCCTGAGCGCGGCCACCGTCCTGCAGATGAGCAACATCGCCTCCTCgtgccaggagctgatccacaCCCGGTCGCTCAGCTTGGCTGCGGCCAGCCCCATGGCGTTGCCTCCCGCGGGGGACTGCGCCAAAAGCCTCCCCGCTCAGTATTACTGTGACATCAAGCAAGAGATGGATCCCCTGCGCCCCAAAATCTATGCTCGGGAGGGGGACAACCCGTATTCCTTGCGCGTGGAAGACCGTGCAGCCTGTGAGGGCAACCAGCATGCCCCCGCGGCGGCCGCCAAGAAATACtacaaggaggagaaggagggcagCCCTCCGCTGTGTAAGATGGAGGGGGACGAGACCGAGGCGGTTCTCGGTGGCCAGGCGTCTTACGAGCGCGGGGAGCAGATCATCGTGGAAGTCAACCTCAACAACCAAACCCTCAACGTCTCCAAGGGGATGGAGGGGAAGCCTTCCGCGGTCAACCAGGCGGGGGCCATGGCGGCGGTGATCGGGAGGCCCCCCGCGGGGGACGAGCTCCCCCCGGAGGATCGTAGAGAGGAGGAGaacggggaaggggaggaagaagacGAGGAAGCCGAAGTCGgcgaggaagaagaggaggagcacaGCGAAGAGGAGGACCTCGAGGagacctccgacgaggaggaggaagaggaagaggaggattgCGACGAGCTGGCTGACATCCAGAGGGAGAAGTCTGGGGTGCCCCACAGACCCAGCAGATCTTCCAAGGCCACGCAGCCGGCGGTGTCCACCAGATCCCAAGAGAGCGCTAAGGTGGCTGCGGCcacggaagaggaggagggggaggaggcggaggaagAGGAcgatggggaggaggaagaggaggaccagagggggaggaggaagaggaagaaggaccAGGACGGGGTCGGCCAGAAGGTCAAGCTCGAGGAGAAGCAGCACTACCCCTGCAAGAAGTGCCCCCGCGTCTTCAACAACCGCTGGTACCTGGAGAAGCACATGAACGTCACGCACAGCCGCATGCAGATCTGCGACAAGTGCGGGAAGAGGTTCTTGCTGGAGAGCGAGCTGCTGCTGCACCACCAGACGGACTGCGAGAAGAACATCCAG TGCTGCACCTGTGGGAAAGCGTTCAAGAAGCTCTGGTCGCTTCACGAGCACAACAAGATCGTCCACGGCTACGCCGAGAAGAAGTTCTCCTGCGAGATCTGCGAGAAGAAATTCTACACGATGGCGCATGTGCGCAAGCACATGGTCG CTCACACCAAGGACATGCCTTTCACCTGTGAGACGTGCGGGAAGTCCTTCAAGCGCAGCATGTCCCTGAAGGTTCACTCTCTGCAGCACTCGGGAGAGAAGCCCTTCAAGTGCGAG aactGCAACGAACGCTTCCAGTACAAGTATCAGCTCCGGTCCCACATGAGCATCCACATTGGCCACAAGCAGTTCATGTGCCAGTGGTGCGGGAAGGACTTCAACATGAAGCAGTACTTTGATGAGCacatgaaaacccacacag GTGAAAAGCCCTACATCTGCGAGatctgcgggaagagcttcaccaGCCGTCCAAACATGAAGCGGCACCGTCGGacgcacacgggagagaagccctaccCCTGCGACGTTTGCGGCCAGCGCTTCCGGTTCTCCAACATGCTCAAGGCGCACAAGGAGAAATGCTTCCGGGTCAGCAACACCGCGCCCTCGGATCCTGTCGGCAACAGCGACCCCAACTCCATCGGCTTCTCCGCCCCGCAGAGCGCCAACCCGGCTCACCTGGCCGCCAGTGGCCCACTGCACTCCGCGGTGCAGGGCCATACGCTCCCTTTGCCGCTCATGCATGCGcagggcctcccccctccgccgcATTTGCCCCCGCCGCCCCCTCTCTTCCCAGCAAGCAGAGTGAACTTGAACCACTAG
- the KLHL40 gene encoding kelch-like protein 40, whose translation MSTMALPLDQAEELRLYQQTLLQDGLKDMLDHSKFLDCVLKVKGKEFPCHRLVLAACSPYFRAMFLSEVEEGKKREVSLEDVDPEVVGKILNYLYTSELEITEQNVQDIFSVANMFQIPSIFTVCVSFLQKRLCLSNCLAIFRLGLMLDCARLAVAARDFICHRFALLSRDDEFYQFSADELIAIISSDSLNVEKEESVFEVVMKWAEAKDRESRVKALPVVFESVRFRLVDKDYLKNKVEKHALVKSSPELLKKIQMVKDAHEGKFTVVKKTAGKTKADKKSADSMVNGGVEEEEDKKEDVLPGILNDTMRFGMFLQDLIFMISDSGAVAYDPTANECYFASISAQIPKNHVSLVTRENQVFIAGGLYYNEDDKEDPMNSYFLQYDHLDSDWLGMPPLPSPRCLFGLGEAENSIFVVGGKELKEGEQTLDSVMCYDRLSFKWGEADSLPYAVYGHSVVSCDNLIYVIGGKGNDKKCLNNLSVYNFNKFEWKELAPMKTARSLFGATVHKGKIYVAAGVTDKGLTNSVEVYDIAANRWEAFTEFPQERSSVSLVSLAGTLYLIGGFATVETESGELVPTELNDVWRYDEETKTWEGILREIQYASGATFLPVRLNVMRLTKM comes from the exons ATGTCCACCATGGCTTTGCCCTTAGACCAAGCCGAAGAGCTGCGTCTCTACCAACAGACCCTCCTCCAGGACGGGCTCAAAGATATGCTGGATCACAGCAAGTTCCTCGACTGCGTCTTGAAAGTCAAGGGGAAGGAGTTCCCGTGTCACCGGCTGGTGCTGGCTGCGTGCAGCCCTTATTTCAGGGCCATGTTTCTCTCAGAGGTGGAGGAAggcaagaagagggaagtgagctTGGAGGATGTTGACCCTGAAGTCGTGGGCAAGATCCTGAACTATCTCTATACTTCTGAGTTGGAGATTACCGAGCAGAACGTCCAGGACATCTTCTCCGTGGCGAACATGTTCCAGATCCCTTCCATCTTTACCGTCTGCGTCTCCTTCCTTCAGAAGAGACTTTGCCTCAGCAATTGCTTGGCCATCTTCAGACTCGGGCTGATGCTGGACTGTGCCCGCCTGGCGGTGGCTGCCAGGGACTTCATCTGCCACCGCTTTGCCCTGCTCTCCCGAGACGACGAGTTCTACCAGTTCTCCGCCGACGAGCTCATCGCTATCATCTCCAGCGACTCCCTCAACGTCGAGAAAGAAGAGTCCGTCTTTGAGGTGGTGATGAAGTGGGCCGAAGCCAAGGATCGCGAGAGCCGGGTGAAGGCCCTCCCGGTGGTCTTTGAGAGTGTCCGCTTCCGCCTCGTGGACAAGGATTACCTCAAGAACAAGGTGGAGAAGCACGCCTTAGTCAAGTCCAGCCCTGAACTTCTCAAGAAGATCCAGATGGTGAAGGACGCCCACGAGGGGAAATTCACAGTGGTGAAAAAGACAGCCGGGAAGACAAAGGCTGACAAAAAATCAGCGGACAGCATGGTAAATGGAGGTGtcgaggaagaggaggacaaaaAAGAGGACGTCCTTCCAGGGATCTTGAATGATACGATGCGTTTCGGGATGTTCCTTCAAGACCTCATTTTCATGATCAGTGACTCAGGGGCAGTGGCCTACGATCCCACAGCCAACGAATGCTACTTTGCCTCCATCTCGGCGCAGATCCCAAAGAACCACGTCAGCCTGGTCACCCGTGAGAATCAGGTTTTCATAGCAGGGGGACTTTACTACAACGAGGACGATAAGGAGGATCCCATGAACTCCTATTTCTTGCAG TATGACCACCTGGACTCGGACTGGCTGGGcatgcctcccctgccctccccccgctGCCTCTTTGGTCTCGGCGAGGCTGAAAACTCTATCTTCGTGGTCGGAGGGAAAGAGCTGAAAGAGGGAGAGCAGACGTTAGACTCTGTCATGTGCTACGATCGACT ATCCTTCAAATGGGGTGAGGCAGACTCTCTCCCGTACGCAGTCTACGGCCACAGCGTAGTATCCTGTGACAACCTCATCTACGTCATCGGAGGCAAAGGAAACGACAA GAAATGCTTGAACAACCTGAGCGTCTACAACTTCAACAAGTTCGAATGGAAGGAGCTGGCACCCATGAAGACGGCCCGGTCACTCTTCGGGGCCACGGTGCACAAGGGCAAAATCTACGTGGCGGCCGGGGTGACCGACAAGGGGTTGACCAACTCTGTGGAAGTTTACGACATTGCGGCCAATAG ATGGGAAGCCTTCACCGAATTCCCGCAGGAACGCAGCTCCGTCAGTCTGGTCAGCCTGGCCGGCACCCTCTACCTCATCGGGGGCTTTGCCACCGTCGAGACAGAGTCCGGGGAGCTGGTGCCCACTGAGCTCAACGACGTCTGGAG GTACGACGAGGAAACGAAGACGTGGGAAGGCATTCTCCGGGAGATCCAGTATGCCTCAGGGGCCACATTTCTGCCCGTGCGGCTCAACGTCATGCGACTCACCAAGATGTGA